From Prochlorococcus sp. MIT 1223, the proteins below share one genomic window:
- a CDS encoding o-succinylbenzoate synthase produces the protein MNLSLQIKPFAFSLKRPLQTAQGILANKEGWLLKVTNSSGKCGWGEVSPIDSQEIKQCKTILDSISKCADRDVLEESITKGPGALGFGLGSALADLDEAMRSGPAQCWLPPPQSAILLRSGKSFLKDLESYLEHSYKRKEVLTFKLKVAIKPNDIERTMISKVLERLPMNYRLRLDANSGWDRCQALEWANYFLNDVRLEWIEQPLHTDDIKGLMDLAKIIPIALDESLIKYPALRKNWKSWQIRHPTLEGDPRVLLKSLQDGKTNIAISTAFETGIGRRWVNHLAAIQQTTQTPTAPGLAPGWLPSSNLFSHNPKIVWDTV, from the coding sequence ATGAATCTGTCTTTACAAATAAAACCATTTGCTTTTTCTTTAAAAAGGCCCTTACAAACTGCACAAGGTATTCTGGCAAATAAAGAAGGTTGGTTATTAAAGGTTACAAATTCATCAGGGAAGTGTGGATGGGGAGAAGTCTCTCCAATTGATTCTCAAGAAATCAAGCAATGTAAAACAATACTAGATTCAATTAGTAAGTGTGCAGATCGAGATGTTTTAGAAGAGTCAATAACAAAAGGTCCAGGAGCTTTAGGTTTTGGGCTTGGATCAGCCTTGGCCGACCTAGATGAAGCAATGAGATCAGGCCCTGCTCAATGCTGGCTCCCCCCCCCGCAATCAGCAATTCTTCTCAGAAGCGGAAAATCTTTTTTAAAAGACTTAGAGTCTTACCTAGAACACTCTTACAAAAGGAAAGAAGTCTTAACTTTTAAATTAAAAGTTGCTATCAAGCCTAATGATATCGAAAGAACAATGATATCTAAAGTTTTAGAGCGACTACCAATGAATTATCGGCTCAGGTTGGATGCAAATTCAGGATGGGATCGGTGCCAAGCTCTAGAATGGGCAAATTATTTTCTCAATGATGTTCGTCTTGAATGGATAGAACAACCTCTGCATACAGACGATATTAAGGGTTTAATGGATTTGGCTAAGATTATTCCTATTGCTTTAGATGAATCACTGATCAAATATCCGGCATTACGAAAGAATTGGAAAAGCTGGCAAATTAGACATCCAACATTAGAAGGTGATCCAAGGGTATTGCTTAAGAGCTTGCAAGATGGGAAAACTAATATCGCTATAAGTACAGCATTTGAAACAGGGATTGGTCGTCGATGGGTTAATCATCTTGCAGCAATCCAGCAAACAACTCAAACACCTACAGCGCCTGGATTAGCTCCAGGCTGGCTTCCTAGCAGTAATTTATTTAGTCATAATCCAAAAATTGTTTGGGATACAGTATGA
- a CDS encoding acyl-CoA thioesterase, with product MNPESWLNLKRIVRFGDTDAAGVIHFYQLLKWCHESWEESLELYGLSPKEIFPNLVQETDVVTTYLPIVHCDARFLSPIVVGDHLDIILLPRRLDAGSFKVETIFKIANKDVAVGIIRHKSINSHSRKRCPLPDNIDRWLEASSLNSGVTSV from the coding sequence ATCAATCCTGAGTCTTGGTTAAACCTAAAACGTATTGTTCGCTTTGGCGACACTGATGCTGCTGGTGTTATCCATTTTTATCAATTACTAAAATGGTGTCATGAATCTTGGGAAGAGAGCCTGGAACTTTATGGGTTGTCTCCTAAAGAAATTTTCCCAAATTTAGTCCAAGAGACAGATGTTGTTACTACCTACTTGCCAATAGTTCATTGTGATGCACGCTTTTTATCCCCTATTGTTGTAGGAGACCATTTGGACATAATACTGCTACCTAGAAGACTTGATGCAGGTTCTTTTAAAGTTGAGACAATCTTCAAAATAGCTAATAAAGATGTAGCAGTAGGCATTATTAGGCATAAATCGATTAACTCGCATTCAAGAAAACGGTGTCCTTTACCAGATAATATTGATCGTTGGTTAGAAGCTTCATCACTTAATTCAGGTGTTACTTCTGTTTAA
- the menA gene encoding 2-carboxy-1,4-naphthoquinone phytyltransferase translates to MRYTKKQESVKLSKTENKRLWQAAIKWPLYSVAIMPVFLAGSWAYANGQPIRWEQFFGFLIAAILLLIWENLTNDIFDADTGVDQFKLHSVVALVGRRQLIARLAYLSLGLGLLLIFLLGTRSNPYVLPLVMGSCFLGYVYQGPPFRLGYQGLGEPLCWLAFGPFATSAALLVISPSSQYQNHIPWSTAGLIGSGPALATTLVLFCSHFHQTVQDAAHGKKTSLVRLGTHRAANLVPWLIVLILVLEIVPIFTRSLPISALLGLIALPSGMKLINLLKKHHNFPELISDSKFLALRFQTLNGFGLCLGFTLAPYLESNIGNLIMNK, encoded by the coding sequence ATGCGATACACAAAAAAACAAGAATCGGTGAAATTATCAAAAACTGAAAACAAGCGCCTATGGCAAGCTGCTATTAAATGGCCATTGTACTCAGTCGCAATAATGCCAGTATTTCTTGCTGGAAGTTGGGCATATGCTAATGGTCAACCTATTCGCTGGGAACAATTTTTTGGATTTCTCATTGCTGCAATACTTTTATTAATTTGGGAAAATTTAACCAATGATATTTTTGATGCAGATACAGGAGTAGATCAATTTAAACTTCATTCAGTGGTCGCATTAGTTGGACGACGACAACTGATTGCAAGATTAGCCTACTTATCACTGGGATTGGGCTTATTACTTATATTCCTTTTAGGTACAAGAAGTAATCCATATGTATTACCTCTTGTAATGGGTAGTTGTTTCCTCGGGTATGTCTATCAGGGCCCACCCTTTCGACTGGGGTATCAAGGGCTTGGAGAACCCTTGTGCTGGCTTGCATTTGGACCTTTTGCAACATCTGCCGCTTTGTTAGTTATATCTCCAAGTAGTCAATATCAAAATCATATTCCTTGGAGTACAGCAGGCTTAATTGGGAGTGGGCCAGCACTTGCTACAACTTTGGTTTTATTTTGTTCGCATTTTCATCAAACTGTTCAAGATGCCGCACATGGCAAAAAAACCTCTTTAGTTCGTCTCGGAACTCATCGTGCAGCAAACCTTGTACCTTGGCTCATTGTATTAATTTTAGTACTTGAGATTGTACCAATTTTCACGAGAAGTCTTCCCATATCAGCTCTTCTAGGATTAATTGCACTCCCTTCCGGTATGAAACTAATAAATTTACTCAAAAAACATCACAATTTCCCTGAGCTCATTTCAGATAGTAAGTTTCTTGCGCTTAGATTTCAAACATTAAATGGATTTGGACTATGTCTTGGTTTTACATTAGCTCCCTATTTAGAAAGCAATATCGGAAATTTAATAATGAATAAATGA
- a CDS encoding NAD(P)H-quinone oxidoreductase subunit H yields the protein MTQLETRTEPMVVNFGPHHPSMHGVLRLVVTLDGEDVVDCEPVIGYLHRGMEKIAENRTNVMFVPYVSRMDYAAGMFYEAIVVNAPERLANISVPKRASYIRVLMLELNRIANHLLWLGPFLADVGAQTPFFYIFREREMIYDLWEAATGQRLINNNFFRIGGVACDLPWGWLEKCKDFCEWFGPKIDEYEKLITNNPIFRRRIEGLGTIEKEQAINWSLSGPMLRASGVPWDLRKVDHYECYDDFDWQVACEKEGDCYARYRVRIEEMRQSLKILNQACEMIPGGPTENLEAHRLKDGKKSDFAGFDYQYVAKKVAPTFKIPNGELYTRLESGKGEIGVFIQGKNDVTPWRFKIRAADLNNLQILPHILKGAKVADIMAILGSIDVIMGSVDR from the coding sequence ATGACGCAGCTGGAAACACGTACGGAGCCTATGGTGGTCAATTTTGGCCCTCATCATCCTTCTATGCATGGTGTTTTGCGTTTAGTAGTAACACTTGATGGTGAAGATGTTGTTGATTGTGAACCTGTTATTGGTTATTTACATCGTGGGATGGAAAAAATCGCAGAAAATAGAACAAATGTGATGTTTGTCCCATATGTAAGTCGGATGGACTATGCGGCAGGAATGTTTTATGAAGCAATAGTTGTTAACGCTCCAGAAAGATTGGCTAATATTTCTGTCCCCAAAAGGGCTAGTTATATAAGAGTATTGATGCTCGAACTTAATAGAATAGCTAATCATCTTTTGTGGTTAGGGCCATTTCTTGCAGATGTAGGAGCTCAAACACCTTTCTTTTATATTTTTCGTGAGCGGGAAATGATCTATGACCTTTGGGAGGCTGCTACAGGTCAAAGACTCATAAATAATAATTTTTTCCGTATAGGAGGGGTTGCATGTGATTTGCCATGGGGTTGGCTAGAGAAATGTAAGGATTTTTGTGAATGGTTTGGTCCTAAGATTGATGAATATGAGAAATTAATTACTAATAATCCAATTTTTCGTAGAAGGATTGAAGGTTTAGGAACTATTGAAAAGGAACAGGCTATTAATTGGAGCTTATCTGGGCCAATGCTGAGAGCATCAGGAGTTCCATGGGATTTGAGAAAAGTTGATCACTATGAATGTTATGACGATTTTGATTGGCAAGTTGCTTGCGAGAAAGAAGGAGATTGCTATGCCCGTTATCGAGTTCGCATAGAGGAAATGAGACAATCATTAAAAATTTTAAACCAAGCTTGTGAAATGATTCCAGGAGGACCAACTGAGAACTTAGAAGCTCATCGTTTAAAGGATGGAAAAAAAAGTGATTTTGCAGGATTTGATTATCAGTATGTAGCAAAAAAGGTTGCACCAACTTTCAAAATCCCAAATGGTGAACTTTATACTCGACTTGAATCTGGTAAAGGAGAAATTGGTGTATTTATTCAAGGGAAAAATGATGTAACTCCCTGGAGATTTAAAATTCGGGCAGCTGATTTAAATAATTTACAAATTCTTCCACATATCCTTAAGGGTGCAAAAGTTGCAGATATTATGGCAATACTTGGTTCTATTGATGTCATTATGGGATCAGTTGATCGTTAA
- the purE gene encoding 5-(carboxyamino)imidazole ribonucleotide mutase, with the protein MTLRDVGKNPLVGIVMGSDSDLPTLLPAIKVLESFNIPSELRILSAHRTPDRMVKFAEEANSKGLKVIIAGAGGAAHLPGMIAAITPLPVIGVPVLSKALSGIDSMYSILQMPAGIPVATVAIGNGLNAGLLAIQILGISDLNLQKKLIEYRKNMHNEVVSKDELLGKLGATKYLSKS; encoded by the coding sequence GTGACTTTAAGAGACGTTGGGAAAAATCCATTAGTAGGGATTGTGATGGGGAGCGACTCTGACTTACCAACTTTACTTCCTGCTATTAAAGTTTTAGAAAGTTTCAACATCCCATCAGAACTAAGAATACTTTCTGCTCACAGGACTCCCGACAGGATGGTGAAATTCGCTGAAGAAGCAAATTCAAAAGGCTTAAAAGTAATAATTGCGGGTGCTGGAGGAGCGGCGCACCTTCCTGGCATGATCGCTGCAATTACTCCTCTACCGGTAATTGGAGTACCTGTTTTGAGTAAAGCCCTATCAGGAATTGACTCTATGTATTCAATTCTTCAAATGCCTGCAGGTATTCCAGTCGCTACAGTTGCTATTGGTAATGGGCTAAATGCTGGGCTATTAGCCATACAAATCCTTGGCATCTCAGATTTAAATCTTCAAAAGAAACTAATTGAATATAGAAAAAATATGCATAACGAAGTAGTATCCAAAGATGAACTATTAGGAAAGCTAGGTGCTACAAAATATTTGTCTAAGTCTTAA
- the bchM gene encoding magnesium protoporphyrin IX methyltransferase: MAINQIQDQKKAEKKEVTDYFNGMGFERWNRIYSETKEVNNVQRNIRIGHQKTVDDVLNWIQESGDLAKMSFCDAGCGVGSLSLPLAALGVRSISASDISESMVNETKTRVKAAKLDLRKFSFNVSDLENLKGSFHTVICLDVFIHYPQQAAQEMVQHLCSLTEERLIVSFAPYTPFLALLKRIGQLFPGPSKTTRAYTLRENGIIAAARECGFEVVRSKLNQAPFYFSKLIEFRKVI, translated from the coding sequence ATGGCCATTAATCAGATCCAAGACCAAAAGAAAGCTGAAAAGAAGGAAGTGACAGACTATTTCAATGGCATGGGATTTGAGAGGTGGAATCGAATTTATAGTGAAACCAAAGAAGTTAATAATGTTCAGCGTAATATTCGTATTGGTCATCAGAAGACTGTAGATGATGTATTGAACTGGATTCAAGAGTCAGGAGATTTAGCGAAAATGAGTTTTTGTGATGCAGGTTGCGGAGTAGGAAGCTTATCTTTACCTTTGGCAGCATTAGGTGTTAGGTCCATTTCAGCTAGTGATATTTCTGAATCAATGGTTAATGAAACTAAAACTCGAGTTAAAGCAGCTAAACTTGATTTAAGAAAATTTTCTTTTAATGTTTCTGATTTAGAGAATTTGAAAGGGTCTTTTCACACTGTAATTTGTTTAGATGTTTTTATACATTATCCACAACAGGCAGCTCAGGAAATGGTTCAACACCTATGTAGCCTTACAGAAGAGAGGCTAATAGTTAGCTTTGCGCCTTATACACCTTTTCTTGCTTTATTGAAACGAATAGGCCAACTATTTCCTGGTCCAAGTAAAACTACTAGAGCATATACGCTTAGAGAAAATGGAATTATTGCAGCTGCTAGAGAATGTGGATTTGAGGTTGTTAGAAGTAAGCTTAATCAGGCTCCATTTTATTTTTCTAAATTAATAGAATTTAGGAAAGTTATCTAA
- a CDS encoding response regulator transcription factor, with the protein MPEITPPNIEVTQQPRVLLVDDEPGIRTAVQAYLTDEGFDVTTAIDGEDGWEKAQKISPDVIISDVMMPRCDGYGLLKLIREDERLGGTPVIFLTAKGMTIDRTQGYQAGVDDYIPKPFDPDELVARVRNVVKRQERLLTEAARFADTDVGQMARQITEIRSMLTQAENPSKKNDLIPNFTPREASVLQLVAEGLMNKEIARQLETSIRNVEKYVSRLFIKTGTSSRTELVRYALENHLVT; encoded by the coding sequence ATGCCTGAAATTACTCCTCCAAATATAGAAGTTACTCAACAGCCAAGAGTTTTATTGGTTGACGACGAACCTGGAATTAGGACTGCCGTTCAAGCTTATTTAACAGATGAAGGATTCGATGTTACGACTGCAATAGATGGCGAAGATGGTTGGGAAAAAGCCCAAAAAATCAGTCCAGACGTCATAATTAGTGATGTAATGATGCCTAGATGTGATGGATATGGCCTCCTAAAGCTAATCAGAGAAGATGAAAGACTAGGGGGAACACCAGTAATATTTCTTACTGCAAAAGGAATGACTATTGATAGAACACAAGGATATCAAGCAGGTGTAGATGATTACATACCCAAACCCTTTGACCCTGATGAATTAGTAGCTCGAGTGCGCAATGTTGTTAAAAGGCAAGAAAGACTATTAACAGAAGCTGCAAGATTTGCTGACACAGATGTAGGACAAATGGCAAGGCAAATAACTGAAATCCGTTCAATGCTTACTCAAGCTGAAAACCCATCAAAGAAAAATGATCTAATACCAAATTTCACACCAAGAGAGGCAAGTGTCCTTCAACTAGTAGCAGAAGGTCTTATGAATAAAGAAATTGCTAGGCAATTAGAGACATCAATTCGTAATGTTGAAAAATATGTAAGTCGTCTTTTTATTAAAACCGGTACTTCAAGTAGAACGGAATTAGTTCGTTATGCACTTGAAAATCATTTAGTCACATAA
- the rsmH gene encoding 16S rRNA (cytosine(1402)-N(4))-methyltransferase RsmH, whose translation MQDVSSLHAFNFNHLPVLANEVVEWMNEIPKAIRKEGVLIDATIGGGGHSALLLKSFPEIRVIGIDQDPIARAASSEHLKEFGNRVEIVDANFGHYIPRQKVMMVLADLGISSHQLDTPLRGFSFQSNGPIDMRMNPINGVSAENLIEQLDENSLADIIYNFGEERLSRRIARRIKKDLKENGAYKGTKDLAYAIAGCYPPKLRKSRIHPATKTFQALRIAVNNELEALDTLLLKGPDWLISGGLLGIISFHSLEDRRVKNAFKSDDRLERLTKKPITAAPEETSKNPRSRSAKLRVSKKK comes from the coding sequence ATGCAAGACGTATCTTCTCTTCATGCTTTCAACTTTAATCATTTGCCCGTCCTCGCAAATGAAGTTGTTGAATGGATGAATGAAATCCCTAAAGCTATTCGTAAAGAAGGAGTTCTGATTGATGCAACCATTGGTGGTGGTGGACACTCTGCTTTGCTTTTGAAAAGTTTTCCAGAAATAAGAGTTATTGGAATAGATCAAGACCCAATAGCGAGGGCAGCATCCTCCGAACATTTAAAGGAATTTGGAAACAGAGTAGAAATTGTAGATGCAAATTTTGGCCATTATATTCCAAGACAAAAGGTAATGATGGTATTAGCAGATTTAGGAATAAGTAGTCATCAACTGGACACTCCATTGAGAGGATTTAGTTTTCAATCTAATGGTCCAATTGATATGCGAATGAATCCAATAAATGGAGTTAGTGCGGAAAACTTAATTGAACAATTAGATGAAAATAGTCTTGCTGATATTATCTATAATTTTGGTGAAGAAAGGCTTTCAAGAAGGATTGCCCGTAGGATCAAAAAAGATCTAAAAGAAAATGGAGCTTATAAGGGAACAAAAGATTTAGCATATGCAATTGCTGGGTGCTATCCTCCTAAATTACGCAAAAGTCGAATTCATCCTGCAACAAAAACATTCCAAGCCTTACGTATAGCAGTAAACAATGAATTAGAGGCACTTGATACTCTTCTTTTAAAAGGCCCAGACTGGCTTATTTCAGGTGGTTTATTAGGTATAATAAGTTTTCATTCTCTTGAAGATCGTAGAGTAAAAAATGCCTTTAAATCTGATGATCGTCTTGAAAGGTTAACTAAAAAACCAATAACAGCGGCTCCAGAAGAAACGTCAAAAAACCCCAGAAGTAGGAGCGCAAAGCTTCGGGTTAGCAAGAAAAAATGA
- a CDS encoding AMP-binding protein, whose translation MKEIKYLRCDPYNATKCSKKLFQELKQGHWVELLNKQGEQRRLPVEKFPKGPGVIISSGGSTGTPHKCLHPSDHLNRSAIATAHWLKSQGIKPEESIIFNPLPLNHVSGLMPWWRSQFWETKHEWISPLLMKSPPLLEESFNSRFSDDQHPKLLSLVPLQLKRLLDKSAGIRWLKLFDVIWVGGSSLNEVLAEQARKAKIRLAPCYGATETMAMVTAVIPTSFLQGETGVGSPLVDVELRIASNQTLEIRTPRIANAIWTNGQLKNIKSSDGWWRSSDVAKVINKKGEERLIILGRLDNAVHSGSETIFPDKIEERLSDVAKKAHIPVELILVTSIADKEWEKRLIVLVRLKEDSNEKDSLRIFNELKSLVTSWQPAERPKDWYHCKELTIEMNGKWNFDKWITWVKNEKPIL comes from the coding sequence ATGAAAGAAATCAAATACCTACGATGCGATCCTTACAATGCCACAAAGTGCTCTAAGAAACTCTTTCAAGAGTTAAAACAAGGCCATTGGGTGGAATTACTGAATAAACAAGGAGAGCAAAGACGGCTACCAGTGGAAAAGTTTCCAAAAGGGCCTGGGGTAATTATTTCTAGTGGAGGAAGCACGGGAACCCCGCATAAATGTTTACATCCCTCAGATCATCTCAATAGATCTGCAATCGCAACAGCACACTGGCTTAAATCACAAGGAATAAAACCTGAAGAAAGTATCATATTTAATCCACTGCCTTTGAATCATGTAAGCGGCTTAATGCCATGGTGGAGAAGCCAATTCTGGGAAACAAAGCATGAATGGATTTCACCACTGTTAATGAAATCTCCCCCTTTATTAGAAGAATCTTTTAATTCAAGATTTTCAGACGATCAACATCCAAAGCTATTATCTCTAGTCCCCCTTCAACTAAAACGTTTGCTAGATAAATCTGCAGGAATAAGATGGTTGAAATTATTTGATGTTATTTGGGTTGGGGGATCATCACTTAACGAAGTACTAGCAGAACAAGCGAGAAAAGCCAAGATCAGATTAGCTCCTTGTTATGGAGCAACTGAAACCATGGCGATGGTTACTGCAGTAATACCTACTAGTTTTCTTCAAGGAGAAACAGGAGTGGGGTCTCCACTCGTAGATGTTGAGTTACGTATTGCTAGCAATCAAACTCTAGAAATACGTACGCCAAGAATCGCAAATGCAATTTGGACTAATGGTCAGTTAAAAAACATCAAAAGTAGTGATGGATGGTGGCGTTCAAGTGACGTAGCCAAGGTAATAAACAAAAAAGGGGAAGAAAGATTGATTATTCTTGGGAGGCTTGATAATGCAGTTCATTCTGGATCGGAAACTATTTTCCCAGACAAGATTGAAGAGAGGCTAAGCGACGTAGCTAAAAAAGCTCATATTCCTGTTGAATTAATATTAGTCACTTCAATTGCAGATAAAGAGTGGGAAAAAAGATTAATAGTACTTGTACGATTAAAAGAAGATTCTAATGAAAAAGATTCACTAAGAATATTCAATGAGCTGAAGTCCTTAGTTACATCATGGCAACCAGCCGAGCGACCAAAAGATTGGTATCACTGCAAAGAACTTACAATCGAAATGAATGGGAAATGGAATTTTGATAAATGGATAACATGGGTAAAAAATGAAAAACCAATTCTTTAA
- a CDS encoding cysteine desulfurase family protein, with translation MTNCPLPFDYQSSTPCDLEVIEAMRPYWDEFWGNPSNRQNRLGLHGSAAIGLAREQIASYVNVKPERLIFTSGATEANNLALLGHARSRVIEKGFPGHLITMETEHRAVLDPMRQLEKEGFRLTVLKPNQEGLISLDLLEEAFEEDTVLVSVMLANNEIGVIQPIHEISLLCKQRGIAFHTDAAQGFGYVPLDFVENDIDFCSLSAHKIYGPKGIGGLIIQDGLSIIPLQWGGGQEEGLRPGTLPVPLIVGFAKAVEIAYKNINQNNQSLELLRNHLLCGLKNRLPNLIINGSMEKRLPHNLNISFNGVNGNRLHKELKSFIHCTSGSSCSNGAPSHVLLSLGLNLKETEASLRLSLGRGTRMHDIKKAIEIISKVVNLQRN, from the coding sequence ATGACAAATTGTCCTTTACCTTTTGATTATCAATCGAGTACCCCTTGCGATTTAGAGGTAATAGAGGCTATGAGGCCCTATTGGGATGAATTTTGGGGAAATCCGTCCAATCGTCAAAATCGTTTGGGGTTGCATGGATCTGCTGCTATTGGTCTTGCTAGAGAACAAATTGCTTCATATGTAAACGTTAAGCCAGAACGATTAATTTTTACTAGCGGAGCGACAGAAGCCAATAATTTAGCGTTGCTTGGTCATGCTCGTTCAAGAGTTATAGAAAAAGGTTTTCCTGGTCATTTGATAACTATGGAAACAGAACATCGCGCTGTACTGGATCCAATGCGCCAATTAGAAAAAGAAGGGTTTAGGTTGACAGTTTTAAAACCTAATCAAGAAGGGCTTATATCATTAGATCTTTTAGAAGAAGCCTTTGAAGAAGATACTGTTCTAGTTAGTGTGATGCTTGCCAATAATGAAATTGGAGTAATACAACCTATTCATGAAATCTCTTTGTTATGTAAGCAGAGAGGAATCGCCTTTCATACTGATGCGGCTCAGGGCTTTGGTTATGTTCCTTTAGATTTTGTAGAAAATGATATTGATTTTTGTAGTCTAAGTGCACATAAAATTTACGGGCCAAAAGGGATTGGTGGATTAATAATTCAAGATGGTTTATCTATTATTCCTCTTCAATGGGGAGGGGGGCAAGAAGAAGGCTTGAGGCCAGGAACACTCCCAGTTCCTCTTATTGTTGGATTTGCCAAAGCCGTAGAAATAGCATATAAAAATATTAATCAGAACAATCAAAGTTTAGAACTTTTGCGCAATCACCTTCTATGTGGATTAAAAAATAGATTACCTAATTTAATTATTAATGGTTCAATGGAAAAACGACTTCCACATAATCTCAATATTTCATTTAATGGCGTGAATGGAAATCGCTTACATAAAGAATTGAAATCGTTTATTCATTGTACTAGTGGCTCGTCATGTAGTAATGGAGCACCTTCACATGTTTTATTGTCTCTTGGACTTAATCTTAAAGAAACTGAGGCCTCCTTAAGATTGAGTTTAGGTAGGGGAACAAGAATGCATGATATTAAAAAAGCTATAGAAATTATTTCTAAAGTTGTAAATTTACAGAGAAACTGA
- a CDS encoding translation initiation factor, with translation MAKGSWREFDAPLIQKENSSFSNIHNKAEFQIRVSTTRSGKAGKTVTLISDLFIGKKELKSLLKKLKSICGTGGTVKENCLELQGDHAEKAITFLNDQGYRVKRAG, from the coding sequence ATGGCTAAGGGAAGTTGGCGTGAATTTGATGCCCCTTTAATACAAAAAGAAAATAGTTCATTCTCAAATATTCACAATAAAGCAGAGTTCCAGATTCGTGTCTCAACCACCAGGTCTGGGAAAGCAGGAAAAACAGTTACTTTAATTAGCGATTTATTTATTGGAAAAAAGGAACTCAAATCTTTGCTTAAAAAGTTAAAATCTATTTGTGGCACTGGAGGTACAGTGAAAGAAAATTGTCTAGAACTTCAAGGCGATCATGCTGAGAAAGCCATAACTTTTTTAAACGATCAAGGTTATAGAGTGAAACGAGCTGGTTGA
- the cysC gene encoding adenylyl-sulfate kinase: MNILKEEGLPKSDNIVWHQASVNRESRSIERGHKSVIIWFTGLSGSGKSTLANAVNIALFNSGISTYVLDGDNIRHGLCKDLGFSDFDREENIRRIGEVSKLFLDAGIVVLTAFVSPFRADREKARDLVGKGDFIEIYCAADLKVCEKRDTKGLYAKARKGEIKDFTGISSPYEEPEFPELIVNTGSETLQDSVQLVINKLIDMDIIKDQKN; the protein is encoded by the coding sequence ATGAATATTTTAAAAGAAGAGGGTCTTCCAAAATCTGATAATATTGTTTGGCACCAAGCTTCTGTTAATAGAGAATCTAGATCTATTGAACGAGGTCATAAGAGTGTCATTATTTGGTTCACAGGATTATCTGGCTCAGGGAAAAGCACCTTAGCTAATGCGGTTAATATTGCCCTATTTAACTCGGGTATATCTACATATGTTTTAGATGGAGATAATATTCGACATGGCTTATGTAAAGACTTAGGTTTCTCTGATTTTGATCGAGAAGAAAATATTAGGCGTATTGGTGAGGTCTCCAAACTGTTTTTAGATGCAGGGATAGTTGTTTTAACAGCTTTTGTTTCTCCTTTTCGTGCTGACAGAGAAAAAGCCAGAGATCTTGTAGGGAAAGGAGATTTCATAGAAATTTATTGTGCTGCTGATTTAAAAGTTTGTGAAAAACGTGATACTAAAGGGCTTTATGCTAAAGCAAGAAAAGGAGAAATAAAAGATTTTACAGGCATTTCCAGTCCATATGAAGAGCCTGAATTTCCAGAACTAATTGTAAATACAGGGTCAGAAACATTACAAGACTCTGTTCAGCTTGTCATAAATAAATTAATAGATATGGACATTATTAAAGATCAAAAAAACTAA